GCCGTGGTCTTGAAGGCTCCGAAGCAAATATTGCAGGGCTGGACGCCGAGGTGCCTCGGTCGGGTCGTAAATCCCTGATAATTCAGCGGCATTGCCATGGAATCCGTAAAACGGCTGACCATTGAGGATCAGTCCGCCACCGAAACCATAGTTGAACGACAGATAGGCAAAGGTCTGGCACCATCGCCCCACACCTTGCAAGCTTTCGCCGATAGCACCTGTGGTCCCATTGTTCTCCTGCCAGACGGGAAGCTGAAACGTCTGTTCAAGGATCGGGCGAAGATCCGTCAGCGACCAGTCCTGCAAGGGTTCCGGCGCATTGAATATCCGGTCATCGGCAACAGAAAAGCCCGACATGGCAAATCCCAGCCCCAGCAGCCGCTCGCGCGGCAGATTATGGGCCTCAAGCATCTCATCCAGGGTCCGTGACAAGGCAGCAAGGGTGGCCTCACGGCTGAGCGGCAAGAGATTGAGTTTCTTCTGGCTAATCACGCCGCAGCTGAAATCCGCGAGGCAGATAATCGCCGAATCGGTGTTGATCGATATGCCCAGCGACGCCACGGACTCCACCGCAAGCTCGATGGTCGGGCTCGGCTGGCCGCGTGCGCCCTTCAGCGGCGCGCCGGTGCGCAGCAAACCGCGCTCGATCAGCCCCTCAATCAACCGATGCACCGATTGCTGCGTCAGGTTGGTGTGGGTGGTGATCACTGAGCGGGCAATGGGTCCGTGGCGGCGGACGATGTCCAGAATCAGACGTTCGTTCTCGCTGGCAAGCGGGTTTCTGTCAAAGCGAGAGGGCTGTTTGGCTTGGGTCGTCATGGTTGAACATCTATCCGGCGTCTCGCGGTCAGGCAATCGCAACTCGACTGCGGAACCAAATTTCGTGGCCTGTCACAAATATTACACCCAAAGTGTATTACTACATCTGCAATTGATCCAGCTCTGATGGAGACCCCAATGCAGATGAAATTCCTGGCCATCGCGGCCCTGACGCTCGCGGCTTCTGTCGCTCCGTGTTTGAGCGCCGAAACCAATATGAAAAATCTTGATTTCGATCTCTCCAAGGTCACAAGGGAGAATTTCTACGACATCGTCGTTC
This region of Agrobacterium vitis genomic DNA includes:
- a CDS encoding ROK family transcriptional regulator produces the protein MTTQAKQPSRFDRNPLASENERLILDIVRRHGPIARSVITTHTNLTQQSVHRLIEGLIERGLLRTGAPLKGARGQPSPTIELAVESVASLGISINTDSAIICLADFSCGVISQKKLNLLPLSREATLAALSRTLDEMLEAHNLPRERLLGLGFAMSGFSVADDRIFNAPEPLQDWSLTDLRPILEQTFQLPVWQENNGTTGAIGESLQGVGRWCQTFAYLSFNYGFGGGLILNGQPFYGFHGNAAELSGIYDPTEAPRRPALQYLLRSLQDHGIEIDSVDTLYRTFDPGWPGVEAWLEATMPQVERLVAVLIAVIDPQAIVFGGQLPPALGAMMIERCPMPSQRVHRYGVGPKEARLVLSEVKGDAAVIGAALLPLKMRYFI